Genomic window (Elusimicrobiota bacterium):
ATTCTCTTATCATTAAGAAATGCACCTTTGTTTTTAACCGAATAAAAAAACTCGCTGGTTATCGGATTATACACAATTCCGAACAGAACATCTTTGCCATTATAGAGTGCCAGCGAAATTGAGAAGACAGGAAATTTGTGAATGAAGTTTACCGTGCCATCAAGCGGGTCAAGAATCCATACAGGTTCGTTTTTTTTAATCTTCGTTGAGTTACAACTTTCTTCACAAACAAACTTTATATCCGGGAAATGCCTGCTTAAAACTGTTATTATCGCTTCTTCGGACTTTTCATCCGCACTTGTAACAGGGTTTCGGTTTCCTTTGTAAGTAACTTCAAAATTTGTAGCAAAATAATCCTTAAGTATTTCGCCTGATTCCAGAACTGCTTTTCTGGCAACCTTAAAATATCGCGATATCGTTTTCATTATATCATTTCATTATACAAAAATCTAAAAAAATAGCAAATAAAAAAAATCCTTATATAGATTTTTAATCGGTTATATGTGTCTGTATCTTATTTATTTCCCGGATGGAAACCAAGTTTTATTTGTTTTTCAGTAAATTCAGATGCAAATCTCGCTTTTGATTTTGCCCATTTTCTTAACGACTGGATGTCATCTTCCATAATTTTTGATAAAGGTACTGTTTCCTGGATTGATTTTAAGATATCTTTTGTCTCAAGTTCACGAGTTTCATTATAGGCAATATACAAACCATCAACAATACATTGTTCTATTTCTGCGCCAGAAAAACCAGACGCCGACTCTATTAGCATATCAATATCAAATTTTTCTGGCTCACGATTTCTTTTTTTAGATGAATTTCAAAAACTTCTCGCTGTTCTTCTTTGGCTGGTAAATCAATAAAAAACAATTCATCAAATCTGCCTTTCCGAAGAATTTCAAAATCAGATTGTCCAGCACCTGCAAAACCTTTTTCAATTTCACCATCGCTCTTAAAAAAATTTGTAATACCCATTTTTTTTCTCCTTAGAAAATTATTAGTGCTTTGTTAAAAAATGGCACTTTGGGACCCCTTTTACCATCTTAAAAATGCTTAAGCTGTCATTGCGAGCGACCAACGGAAGCGTGGCAATCTCAATCAAACCTGCTTTAACGACGAGATTGCTTTGGCTACGCCTCGCAATGACTCCCGATGTAGTATTTTCTACCAAATTATTGTCGGAATTAAAATAGGTCGTTGGAGCCATTTTTAAAATTTAACAAAGTACTGTGACGATAATAACGGGTTATTCTACTGTAATTTTCTCTTTTAATGCATGATATGTCTTTTCTGGTATTTCTCTCACTCTTTGTGGAAGTTCTTTTATTTTCTTAAATGGTTTCATTTTCCTGTATCTTATTATCATCCTTGCTTGAATTGTATTGAATCCAACTTTGATAAGTTGTTCTTCTGATGCTGTGTTAATATTCACCTTTGTAACTTGATAATGTGCAGCACTCGCTTTTTCTGTTGCATTAGTAGATGTTGTAGTCGGTAGTGAAGGTATGGTTCTTTTCGGTTCAGGTACTGGTGGGATGATTCCAGTTGTTTTGATTTCTGGTTTTGTTGGAATTGAAGTTAACGAAATAGAAAGCCGATGTGACCCGAAATTATCACCGATAGCAAAAGACCAGAGAAATGCGTAATCTAACCGTATCAAATATTTCCCGACTCCTTGATTGAATGAAGTACCAAAACCGGCTTCTTGTTTGTTTGCACCGCCACGGAATGCAAATCTTTTTTCAGAAAACCAGTGTTCTAAACCACCGTGCAGATTTAACTTGTCGCTCACAACACCCCATTGTTGATTCCTGTATGAAACATCCAGCCCAACAGTTGTATTTTTGTATCTATATGCAGAACCTAATCGCAACTCTGAAGGCACTTTATCTTCAAAATACAAGCCAACATCCGGCTGGGTTAAATTCAGACCTGCAAGCCCGAAAGAAAAATTCTTTATATTGCAAAGAAAACCTATATCGCCTGTAAATGCCGATTTTGAAGAACCTGCAAGTATAACAGGGTCGTTGTATTCTTCTGCTCTTTTTATTGTATCAGAATCCCAGTTGTATTTATGATATAAAAATTTAGCATTTATTCCAAATGAAAGATTTACATTATTTCTTTCTTTTTCTTTATTTTTTTGGCTTGTAAAAATCTTTCTTGAATATGAAAGAATGGCTGTGTTCTCTTTATACAAACTATTTCCATAGTCATTAACTCCTAACCCAAATGTACCAATCTTTTCTATAGGTTGCGTGTAGGAAACTGACACAAGCCCTAAATCTATATTTTTCAAACCGAGATATGGCTTCGCATACATAAACCCAACATCAGAAAAAACTGGATACACGATACCAGCTGGATTATAAAATATCGCAGAAGAATCGTCAGAAATAGCACAAAAAGTGCCACCCATCCCAACCGCACGGGTTGACCAACCGGAATTTTTAAATGCAGGAAACGCAGATAACCGCAGATAAAAAACACAAATGACCACAGATAAAAAAATCTGTGCTAATCTGTGTTTAAAAATCTGTGTTAATCTGTGTCTACTCATTTTGCAACCACAATCGTTCCGTATTCTGTTTTTCCATCAGTTGTCTTTATCTTAAAGATATATATTCCCGACTCAACCTTTTTATTATTTTCATCTGTTCCATTCCAAGTAATCACACTACCATAAAAATTCGCTTTAGAAAGTTTTATAACTTCAACTCCAGAGGCATCATAAATACTGACTTCTTCTGCTTTTTCACCAAATGTTGCAGGTGTGAATACGGTAATAAATTTTTCTTCCGGGACAGCTTTTTCAGAAGTTCTACTTTTTGCAAACAAAGCATATTTACCCGGTTTGTTAACTCTTATTGTAAAAGTATTTCGCTCATAGTCAGGTTTACCACCAATAAATCTCCATCGCACACCATCCCAAAAATATACAGAGAGCTCAGTTTCGCTAATATCAGTTACTTGTCCATATTCCGTTTCAACAAGTCCGTCATTATTTATATCGAAATAAAGTAATGTTATGTAAAACAGTTTTTCAAAAACTGCTGTATTAGTTATACCAAAAGTATATGTTACTATAGGATGCAAATTGTTTTTATTTGCAATTTCCTCTATACCAAAAGAGTTTTCTAATAAAGAATCTTTTTGCTCGATACTAATTGTTAGATCCAAAAAGTCTGAAAATTGAATCTTCGTAGAACCATCGTCAGGGTTCCCATCTAATGCTTCAACAACAAATTGTGAATCCGGTTTCTTTTCACAAATCCTACTAACAGAAACCGTATATATAGAAGTCGTAGAGATATTTACGCCATCTGATGCAGTTATAAAATATTCTAAACCTACTGTTGTTATTGCAGAAACAGGAATCATACCATATCCTGAATATGTATTAGTTGATGGCAGAGGAACGAAATCTGAAAAACTAAAACTGGTTTCTCCGTTTTTTCTAAAATAAATTCTTACATAATCTATACATCGGTCGTCAACTACATCAGCAGAAATTGTAATAATATCACCAATAATATTTACTTCTGTAATTGATGGTGTATACGAAATAGTAGGCGGGATAGTATCACTCGGCGGTATTGGTGGAGGCTCTGCTTCAGATGATAAAGTCATAGTGGTTATTGTGAGGTCGTAGTTGGTTGCAAGACCATCCTCATTAAATGCTTGAACCTTGAACCAATAAGATGTAAGAGGCAAGAGGTCAGAAGCAAGATAAGAAGTGGTTGTGTAGTTGTCTGAAAATGTCTTGAGTGTTGTTGTGCTGGTCACAAAATTATCTGTAGACCGCAAGATACCCCATCTTGTATAGTCAGGATTGTTGTTGTTTGACCACTGAACGCTGATTGACGCAGATGTAACGCTGATTACCGCAGATAATGTTGGTGGGTTTGCAAGTNNNNNNNNNNNNNNNNNNNNNNNNNNNNNNNNNNNNNNNNNNNNNNNNNNNNNNNNNNNNNNNNNNNNNNNNNNNNNNNNNNNNNNNNNNNNNNNNNNNNCAGCCAGTACTCGCCTGCAACTAGATCACCCACAGTACCATCATCACCAGGTGATGTCCACCGCAATAAAACATCACCATCTAAAGAACCACTAAGTCCAGTTAAATCCGAGATATTACTCGGTGCAATCGTATCATAGGAATATGAAATAGCAAAACATTCTTTACTGTAAGATGAATTGGCTTCCAATTCTATTAAAGAAGCCGCAGGCCACGAACTACCTGTCCACCTCTGAACATTTATGTCACTGTCAGTATCAGAAGTGACAAGCATTATTTCGTTAGAGTCTGAGCATTTATCTCTGTCTAATTTTAACCATCTTATTTCAGGACCGACATCAACTGCAAATGCAGATGCATTCCATACTGTTCCTGTCCATATCTGATATCTTGGTCTTCCTGCTGGATTTGCTCTTGTAGCATATACAATCATTCCTCTGCCAGATGAATTTTCATAGTTGATATCAAAACAACGATAATCATATGAAATGCCCTGGGCCACTGTAACATCTACTTCAAATGACTTACCCCAACCACCATTCCAAGTGGCTACATTTATATCGTAATCAGTATCGTAACTAGCGAATATAATTTCATTTGAATTACTCTTCGGATTGCCTGCTAACCTTACCCAACGGAATGTACCACTCGTGGTTATGTCTGAAATTGTACCTTCACTACCCCAAGAAGAAGCGCTGCTGAACCATTGACGGTATTGCGGACTGGATTGTCCGTTTTCGTTCCAGACAACCATTGCATAACCATAACTGCTTGTATAGACGACATCAAAACCCTGCTGGCTAGCAGAACCCACACCGGTTGTCTCTAGTGCCTGCTGGTTGCCCCAACTGTTTCCATCCCAAACTGCTGCGTAAACATGACTGCTTACACACAGAGTAACCAAAGCCATTTCATCGCTGGTTGGATTAGGTTCCAGCCGAATCCAGTTAATCGCATCACCGTCTAATGCGAGTCCGGTATCTATATCGTCTGTGCTCCACGAATTCCCATTCCAGATACTGTAATAAACCTTATTTGTAAAGTTGTTTTTCCGATAGGTGACAACCGCATCACCTGATACCTGTTCATATCCAGCATCAAAAGCACGATAATTAGTAGTAACATCCGTAGAAAGTGTTTTCATTGCAGTCCACATAGCAGCAGTGCTAATATAAATCTGTGCAGTAAGATTCCCGTTTGAGTCCTGTACTACCAGAATCTTTTCGTTTCTTTTTGGGCAAGATTTAAGAATATAGAATCCAGTTGCAGGTTGGCTGACCGCGTTCGCGTATTGTTCTGACGACCATGTACCTGCAACAGGGTAAGTTCTATAAGCGGGTGTGTTTGCGGATGCTGTATCATAATAAACAGACATTGCTTCCGAAGCACTTAAAAAGTTTTGAGAAGCTAATATCATTAAAAAACCAACTACCAGATTATTTTTCATTTGTATCATCGTGTTTTTCTTCAATATCTTAAAAATCAAGAGGTTGCGACACGGCCACGTAAGTTATGCTGATATGGATTTTTATATTCCACCGATAGTGATTCTAGGGATACGGAGTGTTGGTTGCCCATCAGTTACAGGCACGGCTTGACCTTCTTTTCCACAGGTGCCGTGTTGCCAGCCTAAATCACTGCCAACCATATCAATAGAGTTCAGCACATCAGGACCGTTACCAATAAGCGATGCATTTCTCAACATTTTACCGAGTTGGCCGTCTAAAATTTCGTAGCCCTCTTCAACCTCAAATATGAAATCGCCATTTGTGGTATTCACCTGCCCACCACCCATTTTTTTGACAAAAATCCCTTTTTTTACACTTTTTATTATTTCTTCAGGCTTCTCGCAACCGGGTGCAATGTAGGTATTTGACATCCTTGGGAGTGGTTTGTGATGATATGATTCCCGTCGGCCGTTTCCTGTAGATTCCACTCTGTCCTTTTTTGCAGTGAACAAATCGTAAAGATAGTTTTTTAATATCCCGTTTTCAACCAGTATCGTTTTTTGGGCTGGTGTGCCTTCGTCATCATACTGATAAGACCCACGTGCATTTTCAATTGTAGGGTCATCTATAACAGTAATTTTTTCGTTTGCTACTTTTTTACCGAGTTTGCCTGAATAAACTGGCGAGATACCTTTCTGAATAGCATCGGCTTCTAATGAATGCCCGATTGCTTCATGAATCATTGTGCCACCAGCAGACGCTGAAATAACAACAGGCAGTTCACAGGCAGGTGTCGGGACCGCTATGTTCAGCAAATTATTAGCACGCTGATATACAATTTCAGATATTTTTTTGATATCTTCCGGTTTGATTTTTTGTAGCGTGTTAGTAGCTATAATTTCGTGAGCAGTTTGTGTAATCCTCCCCTTTTTGCCGTCACTGACAATAATTGCTATTGTAAAAATTGCTGATTCTTTTTTATTTTCTGCGGATATATTATCAGAGTTGGCTACAAAAAATTTTTTGCTACCTGTTGAAATCTGAATTGAAATCTGTTTAATCTGGTTAGATTTTGCCCGAAGCATTTTATCTGTCTCTTCAACAGTTTTTAGATACTGTTGTAAAGTTTGAGTTTTTTTAACGATGGTTGAATTATTTATGCTGACAGGATTATCAGTATAGTTGTGTGATTCTACAGATACATTAGCAAGTTTTGAGACAAGCGAGACAATAGACGACATAGTTGGCGCATCTAATGATGCAAAATAGGTCTCGTTATTTCTGATAAGCCGCAGACCACAACCACTGATTGTTCCAGAGGATGCTGTTTCAACTTTGCCGTCAAGATATGTAAAACCAGCTGTTTCAGTTTCGCTGAAGTATATCTCAGCAAACTCACCATTATTGGCAAACATTTTTTTAAGTATGAAGTCTATATCTGCTTGTTTGATAATACCCATATTTTTAAGAATATAGAATGGATAACTAATACTCCAATCCCGATGGTTATTGCGGAATCAGCGATATTGAATATAGGCCAGATACGGAAATCAAGAAAATCAACAATTGAGCCACGAATTATTCTGTCAATCAAATTTCCCCAAGCGCCACCTAAAATTAGCGAAAATGCAGTCAGAGTTGTATTTCTGCTATCCTTCTTTTTATAGATAAAAATAGAAAGCAAAATTATCGCTATTATAGAAAAAATTAGAAAGAACCTTCCGTAATCTTGAAACATCCCGAATGCAGTTCCTGTGTTTGTGATATAAGTGATATGAAAGATATTTCTTATTACAGATACTGATTCGCCTAAAAGAAAATTTTTTGCGATATAAAATTTTGTGAACTGGTCTATAAGTAAAATGGCAAGAATTATTATTACAGATTTTTTACGCATTTGGCACAGATTCCAGGCTGTTCAGGAGCACTACCGACTGTTTCAGACCACATCCAGCATCTGACGCATTTTTTGCCGTCTGCCTGTAAAACTTTGGCTTCTATTTTCAATGTCTCATCTTTTGTTCCATCAACCGCATTTTCAGAAATCTCAACCTGTGAAACAAGGAATGTAGATGTTAGGTCTTGCAAATTCGTTTTTAAGAATTTTTTCAGGTCTGTATCATCAGTATATAACAAAACTTTCGCTTCAAGCGGGTTCCCAATTGTTTTTTGTTTTCGTAATACCTCCAGCAATTTTAACACAAAACCCCGGATTTTTATGATTTGTTCAAATTTCTGTTCTATCTGTATATTTATAAATTTGTCATTTACAACCGGCATATCAATCAGGAATACCGAATCCTGTTCTTTATCTCTTGTTGCTTGCGTTTTATATTTTTGATACGCCTCTTCTGCAGTAAACGAAATAATCGGTGCCAGGAATGGTACAAGTTGCAAAAATATCTGTTCTACTGTTGTCTGAGCAGATAATCGTTCTTTTGATTTTTTGTTGAATGTATAAAGCCGGTCTTTCAAGATATCAAAATAAAATGATGAAAGTTCAACAATACAGAAATTGTATATCAGCCGAAAAACTTTATGAAACTCGTAATTTTCATAACTGTTTCGCACATCTGTAATAAGCCGCTGCAGTTTGGAGAGCATCCATTTATCAATATCCAAAAGTTCGTCGTAAACAACCCTATTGGTTGCAGAAAAATCGCTAATGTTACCAAGCATAAACCTGAATGTATTCCTGATTTTTCTGTAAGCATCAATCAAATGATCTATAATTTTGTCAGATAACCGCATATCCTCCTGATAATTTTCAGACGCAACCCAGAGCCGTAGAATTTCAGCACCGTATTTTTTGATTACATCCTGCGGTGCAATAATATTACCAAGCGATTTTGACATTTTTTTACCGTCACCATCTACAACGAATCCGTGTGTAAGAACCGTTTTATACGGCGGCTGTTTTTCAAGTGCAACTGATGGTATCAGCGATGTCTGGAACCAGCCGCGGTGCTGGTCGCTGCCTTCAAGATACAAATCTGCTGGGAAATAAAGCTCACGCTGGGTTTTCAATACCGCAAACGAAGATACACCAGAATCAAACCACACATCTAAAATATCGTCTGATTTCCTGAAATTTGGAGAACCGCATTTTTTACATTTTGTGTTGCTGGCTAAAATTTCGTCAATATTCATTTCCAGATATTTATTAGAACCGTCCTGATATATTATCTGTTCTATTTTTTCTAAAATACTATCGTCTAAAATCGGCTCATCACAACTGGAACAATAAATAATTGGAAGTGGTGCGCCCCACAGTCGCTGCCGACTCAAACACCAGTCAGGTCTAACTTCAAGCATCCCTTTGATTCTGCTTTCGCCGTATTCAGGCAGCCACTTCACATTTTTTATAGAATTTAATAATTTGTCACGCAGATTTTTGTTTTCAACTGACAGAAACCATTGTTTTGTAGCACGAAAAATTATCGGCTTCTTACAGCGCCAGCAATGCGGATATGAATGCGAAATGCTCTGTTTTGCAATCAGCAGTTTCTTTTCTTCTAAAAACTTTATAATGCTTTCATTAGCTGAAAATACATTCTGTCCGCTGAAATGTTTAACTTCGTCTGTAAATCTTCCCTTATCATCAACAGGTGAGACCGTTGGCAAACTGTATTTTAAGCCGACGATATAATCCTCTTCGCCATGACCTGGCGCTATATGAACTATTCCAGTCCCTTCTTCTAACGATACAAAATCAGCAAGCACACCAATTGATTCCTTTTCAGTAGTCGGATTTTTGCATTTCAGCCCTTCAAACCATCTACCATTCCACTTTTCTAGAATTGTGAAATTCTGAAATTCTAAAATTTGGTTGAGATATTCAATCCGTGCTTCAGCAAAAATATATCGTTCACCGTCAGTCATTTCTGCAATCACATAATCTGTATTCGGCTGAAACGCAACTGCGACATTAGCAGGAAGCGTCCATGGTGTTGTTGTCCAGATAAGCACGCTGATTGACGCTGATTTTTCAAACAAACGCTGATTACCGCCGATAACGGGAAATTTGACAAATATTGACGGTGAAACATGGTCGGCATATTCAACCTCAGCATCAGCAAGTGCCGTTTCACACGATGCACACCAACAAACCGGTTTCAGTTTTCTGTAAATGTAACCCTCTTTCAACAGTTTTCGGAATACTGAAATAATTATTCCTTCATACTCATTTTTCAGCGTTAGATATGGATTCGCCCAATCGCCGATACAACCCAGCCGAATAAATTCTTCACGCTGGATGCCGACGAACTTCATTGCGAAATCAGTCGCTTTGTTACGGAACTCTATTTTATCAATAGTTGATTTCGTTTTACCAAGTTCTTTCATCAATTGATATTCTATCGGAAGACCGTGACAATCCCAACCTGGAATATAGGGCGTATCAAAACCAGCGATAAACTTATATTTTACAACTATATCTTTCAGGATTTTATTGAGTGCAGTACCAAGGTGAATATGTCCGTTAGCATATGGAGGCCCGTCGTGTAAAACAAACTTTTTTTTGCCGCTGTTTTTTTTAGCAAGTTTTTTGTAAATATCCGTTTTTTTCCAGAAGGATAAAATCTGCGGTTCTTTCTGAGGCAGATTTGCTTTCATTGAAAAGTTTGTTTTCGGCAGATTTATTGTTTTACTGTAGTCCATATCCAGAAAACTGCGGAACCACGAATTAACACGAAATCACGAAGTTTTAGACTTTTTTCGGAGTTTCGTAGAATAAGTTGACTCTATTTTTTTGTTTGACGGATTTTTTACTACTCCTTTTTCAGTGATAATTGCGGTTATTAAATTGTGGGGCGTAACATCAAATGCAGGATGAAGCGCTTTTACACCAATCGGAGCAACCCGTTTTTTATTTATGAAAACCACTTCATCAGAATTTCTGTATTCTATTTTTATTTTTTTACCGTCAGAGATTGTTAAATCAAAAGTGGAAGTTGGTGCGGCAACATAAAACGGAATTTTGTTTGCTTTACATAAAACCGCAAGCGTATATGTTCCAATTTTATTGGCAGTATCGCCGTTTGCCCCAATCCTGTCTGCACCGACGATTACAGCATCTATTTTTTTCTGTGAAATGAAATATCCTGCCATATTATCAGTAATTAAAACACACGGAATTTTTTCTTGCAAAAATTCCCAACTGGTTAACCTCGCACCTTGAAGATACGGCCTTGTTTCATCAACATAAACCAATTTTATTTTCCCCTGCTTATATGCAGTTCGTATAACTCCAAGTGCAGTCCCCCAACCCGCAGTTGCCAATGCACCAGCATTACAATGTGTAAGAATTGTAGAATTTTTTCTCAGAAGTTTTGCACCATTTTCGCCTATTCTTTT
Coding sequences:
- a CDS encoding helix-hairpin-helix domain-containing protein, with translation MSRHRLTQIFKHRLAQIFLSVVICVFYLRLSAFPAFKNSGWSTRAVGMGGTFCAISDDSSAIFYNPAGIVYPVFSDVGFMYAKPYLGLKNIDLGLVSVSYTQPIEKIGTFGLGVNDYGNSLYKENTAILSYSRKIFTSQKNKEKERNNVNLSFGINAKFLYHKYNWDSDTIKRAEEYNDPVILAGSSKSAFTGDIGFLCNIKNFSFGLAGLNLTQPDVGLYFEDKVPSELRLGSAYRYKNTTVGLDVSYRNQQWGVVSDKLNLHGGLEHWFSEKRFAFRGGANKQEAGFGTSFNQGVGKYLIRLDYAFLWSFAIGDNFGSHRLSISLTSIPTKPEIKTTGIIPPVPEPKRTIPSLPTTTSTNATEKASAAHYQVTKVNINTASEEQLIKVGFNTIQARMIIRYRKMKPFKKIKELPQRVREIPEKTYHALKEKITVE
- a CDS encoding inositol monophosphatase family protein, with the protein product MKTISRYFKVARKAVLESGEILKDYFATNFEVTYKGNRNPVTSADEKSEEAIITVLSRHFPDIKFVCEESCNSTKIKKNEPVWILDPLDGTVNFIHKFPVFSISLALYNGKDVLFGIVYNPITSEFFYSVKNKGAFLNDKRIKVSQKNGLKHSLIVTGFPYNYEKRQKSVIEKFRKFCLQAEGIRRLGSAALDLCYVACGRFDGFWEEGLHSWDVAAGALIVKEAGGKVTDFAGGNNYLFDKTLVASNSKIHSKMIEITGGKK
- the mtnA gene encoding S-methyl-5-thioribose-1-phosphate isomerase produces the protein METKPIYWKKKVFKVLDQRMLPFKVSYITCKTYIDVYNCIKDMAVRGAPLIGVTAGYGMYLASVEKKFKSVSELKKHLQFAGNKLISARPTAVNLSWAVERILKGVHEFSGSRVQKLIEAIKRKAERIEQEDIAINKRIGENGAKLLRKNSTILTHCNAGALATAGWGTALGVIRTAYKQGKIKLVYVDETRPYLQGARLTSWEFLQEKIPCVLITDNMAGYFISQKKIDAVIVGADRIGANGDTANKIGTYTLAVLCKANKIPFYVAAPTSTFDLTISDGKKIKIEYRNSDEVVFINKKRVAPIGVKALHPAFDVTPHNLITAIITEKGVVKNPSNKKIESTYSTKLRKKSKTS
- the ileS gene encoding isoleucine--tRNA ligase — translated: MDYSKTINLPKTNFSMKANLPQKEPQILSFWKKTDIYKKLAKKNSGKKKFVLHDGPPYANGHIHLGTALNKILKDIVVKYKFIAGFDTPYIPGWDCHGLPIEYQLMKELGKTKSTIDKIEFRNKATDFAMKFVGIQREEFIRLGCIGDWANPYLTLKNEYEGIIISVFRKLLKEGYIYRKLKPVCWCASCETALADAEVEYADHVSPSIFVKFPVIGGNQRLFEKSASISVLIWTTTPWTLPANVAVAFQPNTDYVIAEMTDGERYIFAEARIEYLNQILEFQNFTILEKWNGRWFEGLKCKNPTTEKESIGVLADFVSLEEGTGIVHIAPGHGEEDYIVGLKYSLPTVSPVDDKGRFTDEVKHFSGQNVFSANESIIKFLEEKKLLIAKQSISHSYPHCWRCKKPIIFRATKQWFLSVENKNLRDKLLNSIKNVKWLPEYGESRIKGMLEVRPDWCLSRQRLWGAPLPIIYCSSCDEPILDDSILEKIEQIIYQDGSNKYLEMNIDEILASNTKCKKCGSPNFRKSDDILDVWFDSGVSSFAVLKTQRELYFPADLYLEGSDQHRGWFQTSLIPSVALEKQPPYKTVLTHGFVVDGDGKKMSKSLGNIIAPQDVIKKYGAEILRLWVASENYQEDMRLSDKIIDHLIDAYRKIRNTFRFMLGNISDFSATNRVVYDELLDIDKWMLSKLQRLITDVRNSYENYEFHKVFRLIYNFCIVELSSFYFDILKDRLYTFNKKSKERLSAQTTVEQIFLQLVPFLAPIISFTAEEAYQKYKTQATRDKEQDSVFLIDMPVVNDKFINIQIEQKFEQIIKIRGFVLKLLEVLRKQKTIGNPLEAKVLLYTDDTDLKKFLKTNLQDLTSTFLVSQVEISENAVDGTKDETLKIEAKVLQADGKKCVRCWMWSETVGSAPEQPGICAKCVKNL
- the lspA gene encoding signal peptidase II, giving the protein MRKKSVIIILAILLIDQFTKFYIAKNFLLGESVSVIRNIFHITYITNTGTAFGMFQDYGRFFLIFSIIAIILLSIFIYKKKDSRNTTLTAFSLILGGAWGNLIDRIIRGSIVDFLDFRIWPIFNIADSAITIGIGVLVIHSIFLKIWVLSNKQI
- a CDS encoding fibronectin type III domain-containing protein is translated as LANPPTLSAVISVTSASISVQWSNNNNPDYTRWGILRSTDNFVTSTTTLKTFSDNYTTTSYLASDLLPLTSYWFKVQAFNEDGLATNYDLTITTMTLSSEAEPPPIPPSDTIPPTISYTPSITEVNIIGDIITISADVVDDRCIDYVRIYFRKNGETSFSFSDFVPLPSTNTYSGYGMIPVSAITTVGLEYFITASDGVNISTTSIYTVSVSRICEKKPDSQFVVEALDGNPDDGSTKIQFSDFLDLTISIEQKDSLLENSFGIEEIANKNNLHPIVTYTFGITNTAVFEKLFYITLLYFDINNDGLVETEYGQVTDISETELSVYFWDGVRWRFIGGKPDYERNTFTIRVNKPGKYALFAKSRTSEKAVPEEKFITVFTPATFGEKAEEVSIYDASGVEVIKLSKANFYGSVITWNGTDENNKKVESGIYIFKIKTTDGKTEYGTIVVAK
- a CDS encoding TldD/PmbA family protein translates to MGIIKQADIDFILKKMFANNGEFAEIYFSETETAGFTYLDGKVETASSGTISGCGLRLIRNNETYFASLDAPTMSSIVSLVSKLANVSVESHNYTDNPVSINNSTIVKKTQTLQQYLKTVEETDKMLRAKSNQIKQISIQISTGSKKFFVANSDNISAENKKESAIFTIAIIVSDGKKGRITQTAHEIIATNTLQKIKPEDIKKISEIVYQRANNLLNIAVPTPACELPVVISASAGGTMIHEAIGHSLEADAIQKGISPVYSGKLGKKVANEKITVIDDPTIENARGSYQYDDEGTPAQKTILVENGILKNYLYDLFTAKKDRVESTGNGRRESYHHKPLPRMSNTYIAPGCEKPEEIIKSVKKGIFVKKMGGGQVNTTNGDFIFEVEEGYEILDGQLGKMLRNASLIGNGPDVLNSIDMVGSDLGWQHGTCGKEGQAVPVTDGQPTLRIPRITIGGI